The following DNA comes from Cryptococcus deuterogattii R265 chromosome 2, complete sequence.
ATGCATTTTAAATAGTTCATAGATGTTGATCgcttttccttgctcttAAAATACTGGTATCGCTTACTACATaatgatgaagaacgaCGAGACCGTTGCTTGTCGAACAACAAAAACATCTGATCGCCTCCTCTCCGTTATATGTGATTACATGATATTTGCTACTACGTGTACTATGTTTTACtcaagaaaagaggatgaaaacAAATACTTTAGTGACCGGCCCGGCCCCCAAGCACTACAGACGAGCACGTGAATACTAATGAAGGTATTAAAAAGTCCCTGCGTCCATCAACGGAGGTGGTCCATGCGTGTTCATCGCAGGAGCTCGCTAACGCATCCTCTGTATTTCAGTCCTCTTTCCCACAACCATGATGAAATCCGAAAACTGGTTGTTACTTCGCCCCTCCAATTTTGTCCCATGCAGCGCCTCTCAGTTCGCCCACGGCCCATGACGACAAGCAAATTGACGAAGAAGCATTATAAGGTCTCGTTCTCTCATCGCCCAGTGTCATCTAGCCGATCAGGGTCTCCTAATCGGTGAAACTGCAAATAGCGGTTCTCCACATGGCCGAATCTCTAcagcaggagaagatagaCCTTACGTAGGACCAGGTCTGGAAAGACGGCCCACAGCTATACGAATAATCGCGGCTAACCATGATGCCACTGGAAAGAAGTCTAGCTTGCGTTCAAACAATCAAGcgaaaaatggaaaaggagcgAATGTACCCCAGTGGTAAAAACATGCGTGAAATCCAATCCATTAATATCAGCTGGGGTAGCAGGAGAAACAGAGAATAGGTCTTGGAAAAATGGTTAAGTTGGGGCTACCAGCTTATTATGTATGCTTATGGTGTGCCACTCAGCTGGTAGTAGCTGATGGTATGGGTGGCTAGAGCACACAGACTTACTAGTTCCATATTCGAAGGATGGGATGCTTGGAAACTGTTGGCCCTTCTGTGAGTAGTTTCGTACTGTTAAGTGAGTCCTTCTCACAACTCCACCCACCGATATTTTGCGAGCAAAGGTCTCGAAGTCCCTACAAGCAGCTGCATCGTCCATGACAGATAAGTTTGTCTATATGGAGCGAATGTGAGCAGCCATACCATTAGGCCGTCCGTTACTGTTCTCCTTGACGATACTGACAGTCTGATCAATGACAGTCTCCAGACTCCGCTACCATACGTCTTTCGCATTCCTCTCAACCAGTCGTTCCTCCATACCTTTTCATCATGCCATTTATCCTTGTTGATGCGATGGGCCGGAAGATGGTATTCATCATGTTTTGCATCAACATTACGTTCATGAGCGCCGAGGACGTCGCTGCAATGATTGAGAAACTTTTAAATCCTGTCGTAAGGCAGATGAATATCCCGCTGGCGGCCGAGGTGCTGATTATGCTGTCCAACGGTTGATCATAGGGACCCCAGCGATTTGAATTTATATCTATATTGCACAGAGTTGCTTTGCGAGTATGAGTAAATGACACCTTCACAGCACCAGATTATATTAATTTCGTTGATAAAGTTGCAGCACTCTCACTGAATATCTTTCTGAAGGCCATGAGGGGAATATGCCAGTTCATGGCAGATCCATTGAAGATCAGGCTGCGGTCATTATGGTGCTGATGACGGAGAGGGCGATTGAAACACTTCGGTCATTTCCCTGTTCTTTACTGGCAGACTATGAACGCTTTGTTTTTTGACGGCGGAGATAGGGTAGCAAGTAAATGCACTGAAAAACTTTAGTCCTTCATCGTTCTGAGTGGCGCGAGGCAAGCGGATCAAACCAGTAATAAGGCGACTGGGAACGGCGATTGCAATGAGAACAGGATATCAACTGTGAGTGTGCCGATGTAAAAACTCCCTTCTCGTGCGCATGTAGCCTGTATCCTACATCAGTTCTCACATTCAAACTGATGCCCTGCTGCTAGTCGAAATGATGCATCCCTCCAGCCCTGACTCGCTACAACACACGCTTATCGGGTGTAAGACCAAACGTTCTTCAACACTACATTGATGATTATCAGTATAGCACATCATGCATGGTTATGAAGCACTCACAGCCCTCCTTGGTAGCAATCCTGTTGATAGAGTCGTCAGAGTCACCCTGAGCCCTGATACGACCGCAGATAGCGATAGTGGTGGCAGAGCCCTTGATAGCCTTGCCATCAGCGTCGACATCGGCAATTTGGAGTTGGATAGAGGCGTGGTCCTGGGCGGTGATAAGACGGTCTACAAGTAGGCAATAGTTATTAGATTGTCGATAGTTTGGACATTTGACGCAAATTATACGTACTGGTAGCCGAGCAGTGTCGGGGGATGTAAAGGTCAACGAGGACACCCTTGTCGTTCTCTACGGAACCATGCACTCGTCAGCACCATTCTTGCTATGCTTGCCATTCCTAACTCCAGttccctttccaacctCCAACACCACCGATCCACCATTATCCGtccttcaccatctcgCCGTATCGGTCCATGGCGCTCCAAGATGCTCTCTCTCAATTCAAGCTGTAGTGCAGAACAAAACGCACCCATTTTGGCGATGTATTTTGCAGTTGAGGCTGgtaaaagagaaaagagaacAGTTGACTTAGGTTTTTCGATGTGTCCCTTGGCCACAAATTCCCTAACCGCAAAAGACGACTGGTCGGAGTTTTGTGCGGCAATTGTTGGTACTGGCAACACTGCGAGTGTGGCACAAAacggaaaaaaagaagaagagataatTAAAGCGCGGCGGCTGCTGGCAGATCACTTATTAATTATTTTTTCATTGTTTCGTTGTTTGTTGGTGTCTGACGGGGATGTCCACCATCATTGTTTGATAACGTAATATAAACAGGCCAGAGATTAAGTTGTAAGAAACACTATTATCCGtaaagagaaaggagaaaagtgACAAAGCCATCCTCATGTGTGTTAGATGGTTGGCGCATTAGGCGCGGCAGGGCCTGCGGAAACGACTGGACACTATAACCTGTTGCATTATGAACTGAAGATTGACGGCCAATGAGTTAATTCTAGGTGCAACGGTAGAGCGATGAtacatcatcgtcgtcgcACACAAATTACGAGCCCTTACGTTAATTCCTGCGTGGCAGTCCGAACTTTCGAGGCTCACTCATGAGCTCGGTGTATCTTGATCTGCCTATCCTACATAAGGAATTTGTTACTTATtaatggaagaagggagcgGGCAAATATTTACCACGACAGTGCTGACCTCGCCATAGGCACTTTTAGGTTTTCGAGGGAGAGAAATGAAGCCACAGCAAACAGCCACAGGGGCCATCAAAAAAAGAGCGCGCTTGATCAGGATAAAGTAGACGATTAATAATTCACAAGACAAAAGGATATTCCCGTAGTTCTGAACAATTCCTACATAGTACAACACAGATAATCACGTACATCCAAAACAAAGGCGACCATCTCGCTATTACTTCTTGCGAGATTTTTTGTTGCCCTTGTCATTTGAGAAGCCATACCTGGCGACACAATCAGGACAGTACCACGTGTCTGGCAGTGGCCCACTGATGTTAACGCATTTTACGTGGAACTACTTCAGCATCAGCAAACAGAGTAACTTATTCTCGCCTTGAAAAGAGAGCTCACCCATTCATAATGACACTTATCACAATCACACCCAATCATTTCACCATAGCTCTTTTGTCGACAGATACAATAGAGAGTTTCATCCGTCTCCCCTTCCGCATCAGCTCCATCAACCATATCCgtatctccttcatcaggTTCCCCGTCTGCATCCTCATCGGAGGCAACTGACACTCGCCTAGAACGAGGACCATGCTGCGCGAGGGAAGATGTGTGGGTgtgagaagcagaagggaCGTTGGAATGTGATGATCTTGCGGATAATGATGGTCTTGAGGGGggcgggggaggaggcatCGAGATGCTGGAATTTATTGTCTGTTTTGTTTGATTCGTAGACAAAGACGGGATATTTGGTTTACGTTTCTTGGCCGGTCGGCCATCTATTCCACTGCCTAATCCATAGGGTGGAAGTACAACCTCACCATTGCCCAGTTCTCCAGTTCCACTCCACTTTTCCACCTCCTCAATTTCCATACCGCCGACCTTGACCCATTGATGTCTTGCACGTTCTTTTGCACGTAATACTACTCGCTCAAGCCGTTCAGCAAGCTTGACTTTCTCGTCCTGCAGGGTGAGAACCTGAGCCCATTCATTTTGTATTTTAGCAAGCGATTGCGCTTCTTTTTGAGACAGGTGAGAAGTCGGCAGTAATGATCCTGGGGGTATAGGCAGAGGAAAAGTAGCatttgaaggaggaagtgaTGCGAGGGATTTAGCAGTCTTTGTCAATGACATATGTCGGGAGTTTATACGTTGAATATATTCTACATGTTGTTCAGCGGtgaagtgatgatgagggaaaATGTAACTCACGACTTATACGGACGCTTTTCTCACGGATCTCTTCAAGCAAGAAAGTGACTTCACCAGGAAGGTTTTCTAGACCTGCGTGATACAAAAGGGACATATAAGCAAGAAAACAACGCAAGAGATGGTGTCTTAGTCAGGCTCACTCGAGACAAATCCTGTGACTACGTGGgcggcttcttctgcatTGAAATGGGGATGTACAtgaagggatggaggaagggccatggtgaaagaagaagagttggggATTGAGTAGACGACTGGACGGTGGACGAATGGGTGGCGGACGGAACAAatagagaagatgggaagaaagaatgagGAGCGCAGACAGCTGATGTTACGTAATTTCTCTTGACCTATTATGACAATCCCGACAATCCGACTATCCGATTATATATTACGTCAACTGTTCATACTTCTAAATCTCTACAAGTACTGCTTCATAGACAACATGACCGCCCCCCTCATTTTTCGTTCAGGTGCACTCCTAAGTATGTCCAGCTCTTCGCCCACCGTCTTTCATGCGCCCCAGCTGTATCAGGCCACTACTACATGCTAACGCTTGCTCACCCAGCTGCTATCGGCATCTCCTCTGGCGCCTTCGGCTCTCACGGCCTACGCAACATCTCCCCGCCCCTTACTGAGAGACAGATCTCCTCATTTTccacagcttcttcttaccTCATCTATAATGGTCTTGCTCTTTTAGCCATCTCTTATCATCCAGGGTTCGCTGTCGGCAGTGCTACTAGGAGATACAAGTTCGCAGCTGGGATGATTGTGGGTGGAGCAGTTGCATTCTCAGGCAGCATATTCGCTCTAGTCCTCGGAAGAGATAGATTTAAATCATTGGGGCCCGTGACGCCTCTTGGAGGGGTTGCCATGATCGCAGGGTGAGTAATAATATTTGCAGGAGTGCGCATCATTTACATTTTGCCCCAGGTATCTCGCATTGGCCTTGTGAGACTATGTCTGCGGTACATTTAAATGTTAGACATATATGTATAGCATCACATCTCATCAATGTTCCCTGGTGTGTCTATGTTTCTCTATGCTGTGATTCTCTGATTTCTTTCCGCAAACATCCTCCTAAAAGCggccacttcctcttcactgGGCACTTTATCTGTCCGACTATCTCCCAACCGCCCATCTCCGCCGCTATCCTCCTGTAGCAGCCATTCCTCTAGCCATCGCCTCATtatttcctcatctctgactaatcttccctttccttctttgccccACCCCCGAACCCACCGCCTGGGTCCCTCCGCTTCACATATATGCATTAACGCCAATCGCATCGTGAACCACGTTGGTACGATAGAAAGCGCTTTCATCCACGCTAAAGCAACAGGAATTTCATGCGGATAATTGTAATATCCCAAAAGAGATATGTAAGAATGGAAAGTCGAGGCAGTCGGAATGATGTGGGTATATCGTGCGTTGGGATCCGGGAGGCTGTCCTGGTTTAGTTTACGAGGTTTATTTGGCGAAACATGGCGGGGAATATGCAAATCACCATCGAACAATGAGGTGAATTTATCAAATGTAGATTGATCGACCTCATCTAGCGGAGATCGAGTTTCTCGCAGATGCGGCCAGTTTCCAAGCACAACCTGTCGAAATATCACCCGTGCCATTTGCCATGGCCTCTCGAGCCTccaatcttctttttcgcgAGCGCTAGAATTGCCGGATGGAGCAAGAAGCACCGACGTCGAACCCTTCGCAAATCCTGCATCCTCGTACGCGTCATAGGCCTCGGCAATGCCTTCCTCCATATGCCCGTGTCCCCAGAAGCTGAAGCCATCTACCATCTGACGTAATCTTTCTCCAAAAACATCAGCGTCTGGTTGCACGTTTTTGCGGTGTATGCTGTGATATCGAGCAACATCGATAAGTATCTTAAGAGAGATATGATCAGGGTAAACTCCCCATCGAGGAAGAGCGGCTTTCCATAAACGAAATGCCGTGCTGGTGGCGCCATCGCTTTGGCAAAGGGtaagaaggatgttgaCGCATTGAGTATCGAGATAGACTGAATTCTCCATCTGTTCATGAACAGGCGGTGGCTGCCATGGACGATGAGCCCAGAGATCTACCATTTCAATTGCACTGTCCAAGCTTGCGATGCCATGACATATCTGAGCTCCCACTGATAGGGACACCCGGTCCACGAACAATCCCTTTTCACCTCGTTTTTCTGACTGGCTCTCCTTCGATAAGAGTTCTCGCCAAATTGACCATGCTCTGGgaccctctcctctcttcaaTAACCCATGCATTATGGGGGTGAGGGTGCGCCCAGTTGTATACTTCGCTGGCATGCTATCCGATAACTCAAGCAGCATGTCTGCCGAGACCGTTGTGTCCCTGGCTAGTCTTGTTAAGAGAACCGACCAGGCATGTTGTGCGATATGCGAGAGTTCTTTGTCAGCTGATAAATCGCTgggcagagaaggaggggatTCCAGCAATTGTGGATCGAGGTATGGTTCAAGAACTTGAAAAAGCTTCTCGTGGGACAAATCAGTATTGGCGATTTGCACCCGGGATATGAGATCTGCGACTTTGCGGAGTCTTCTCGGCTTGGACTTCGTCTGATTTCTGCGTCCTTCACGAACATAGCCCTGAGCCTCGGTCTCCTTGTCCAGAGCTGTctgcttttttttctctaATTTCCTAACCATTTTCATATCTCCCTCTGAGAGAGAAGCCATCACACACTCATGCCACATCCGGGCGCTCAGCTCTATGCCATGCTCAATGCAGTGTTTCGTCAAGATAACTCTTAATTCAGTAGACAAGTACCGCCTCTTGAACAAGAGTTCGAGTAGAGAGAAATTGATGCAGGGGCGTTGTACTGAagtggatggaaa
Coding sequences within:
- a CDS encoding 30S small subunit ribosomal protein S21e — its product is MENDKGVLVDLYIPRHCSATNRLITAQDHASIQLQIADVDADGKAIKGSATTIAICGRIRAQGDSDDSINRIATKEGLLKNVWSYTR